The following DNA comes from Rhodopseudomonas boonkerdii.
GATCTCACTTTCTTCATCGGCATCGTGCTGCTGTTGCCGCTGCTGATCCCGCGCGCGCCAGCCAAAGGGATCAATGCGGCACTGTTCTTCTTCGTATTTCCCATCGTTGCTTTCTTCCTGCTGCATGGTGGCTATGGCGGGCTGGATATCGTGCCGACACGTCTGTGGGGCGGCATGCTGGTGACGCTGGTCGTCGCCATCACCGGTATCGTGGCCTCCATGCCGATCGGCATTGCGCTGGCGCTGGGGCGACGCTCGAGCATCCCGCTGATCCGCTTCGGCTCCATCGCCTTCATCGAGTTCTGGCGCGGCGTGCCGCTGATTACGGTGCTGTTCTTTGCCACCTATATGCTGCCACTGTTCCTGCCCGGGAATTTCAGCGTCGATGGTCTCGTGCGCGTGCTGATCGGCGTGGCGTTGTTCGCCGGGGCCTATAATGCCGAGGTGATCCGTGGCGGACTGAACGCTGTTCCGCGCGGACAGGCGGAGGCGGCGAATGCGCTCGGCCTGTCCTGGTGGAAGACGACGCGGTTGGTGGTACTGCCGCAGGCGCTGCGTCATGTCATTCCCGGCCTCGTCAACAGTTTTATCGCGCTGCTGAAGGACACCTCTCTGGTGTCGATCGTCGCGCTGTTCGATCTGCTCGGGCAGCTGCGCGCAGCCTTCGCCGATCCCGCGTGGTCCTCGCCGACCACGCTGTTCACAGGATTCGCCTTCACAGGCATCATCTATTTCGTGCTGTGCTTCGGCATGTCGCGCTATTCGCTGTTCGTCGAGCGCCGGCTCAACGCACATCGACGGAGTTGAGATCAATGGGCGCAAGCGCAAATCCCATCGTCGGCATCGATGGCCTCAACAAGTGGTTCGGCGACTTTCATGTCCTGCGCGACATCGATCTCAACGTCGGCGCCGGCGAGCGCATCGTGATCTGCGGGCCGTCGGGCTCGGGCAAATCGACGCTGATCCGCTGCATCAATGCGCTGGAGGAATTTCAGGAA
Coding sequences within:
- a CDS encoding amino acid ABC transporter permease → MSETAYVARTMIAPRSAPVRTTGVLGFIRTRLLNSPTNILLTIACILLLWFTIIPTVRFLLVDAVWQGSDRNACLPETVGRPVGACWPFIQAKLSQFIYGFYPEAERWRVDLTFFIGIVLLLPLLIPRAPAKGINAALFFFVFPIVAFFLLHGGYGGLDIVPTRLWGGMLVTLVVAITGIVASMPIGIALALGRRSSIPLIRFGSIAFIEFWRGVPLITVLFFATYMLPLFLPGNFSVDGLVRVLIGVALFAGAYNAEVIRGGLNAVPRGQAEAANALGLSWWKTTRLVVLPQALRHVIPGLVNSFIALLKDTSLVSIVALFDLLGQLRAAFADPAWSSPTTLFTGFAFTGIIYFVLCFGMSRYSLFVERRLNAHRRS